Part of the Candidatus Hydrogenedentota bacterium genome, TTTTTATAATTATACTCTCACAGCGTTTTAGTAAACTTTTCTATCCTCTCAACCGCTATCTTCAGATTATCGAGTGAGTTAGCATAGGAAAGTCTCATATAGCCCTCCCCAAACTTTCCAAATGCCGTCCCCCAGGCCGCCGCTACTCCGGCTTCCTCAAGAAGTCTGTTTGCAAACTCTTCAGAAGGGATGCCAAAAGCAGATATATCTGGGAATGCATAGAACGCGCCTTTGGGCAGACAGCAGGAAATACCTTCAA contains:
- a CDS encoding aminotransferase class I/II-fold pyridoxal phosphate-dependent enzyme, with amino-acid sequence EGISCCLPKGAFYAFPDISAFGIPSEEFANRLLEEAGVAAAWGTAFGKFGEGYMRLSYANSLDNLKIAVERIEKFTKTL